A genomic window from Nicotiana sylvestris chromosome 11, ASM39365v2, whole genome shotgun sequence includes:
- the LOC104245238 gene encoding probable amidase At4g34880 codes for MSVLAILFICLCMILSNFNGNITEAKTFSFEEITVSDIQIAFKQNRLSSRQLVEYYLGQIQRANPVLKGIIEVNPDALYLADKADQERKAKTPKSLSRLHGIPVLVKDNIATKDKLNTTAGSLALLGSIVPQDAGVVKKLRKVGAIILGKATMTEWAAFRSGELPSGWNGRLGQALNPYVASADPSGSSTGSATSVAANMAAVTLGTETAGSILSPSSANSVVGIKPTVGLTSRAGVVPISHRQDTVGPICRTVSDAVEVLNAIVGFDQDDSPATKQASTYIPRGGYRQFLKADGLRAKRLGITKDLFSSDDIKAYQHHFNTLRQKGAVLVDKLEIPNINLVYTAVFDAQGIALTAEFKMDLNAYLKKLVHSRVRSLADVIAFNKISASENVKKFGQDTMLEAEKTNGIGKLEREALKNITKACKYGFEKMMKDNKLDALMSPGANIAGLLAIGGYPGINVPAGYDKNGVPFGISFGGLKGSEPTLIEIAYGFEQATHIRKPPPSHPR; via the exons ATGTCTGTTCTTGCCATTCTATTCATTTGTTTGTGCATGATATTGTCCAACTTCAATGGGAATATTACTGAGGCAAAAACATTCTCATTTGAGGAAATAACTGTCAGTGATATTCAAATAGCTTTCAAGCAAAACAGACTGAGCTCAAGGCAACTTGTTGAGTACTATCTAGGCCAAATTCAAAGAGCTAATCCAGTTCTTAAAGGAATCATAGAAGTGAATCCAGATGCACTATATCTAGCAG ATAAAGCTGACCAAGAACGTAAAGCGAAGACGCCAAAATCATTATCCAGGCTACATGGTATACCTGTTCTTGTTAAGGACAACATTGCAACTAAGGATAAGCTTAACACAACAGCTGGATCTTTAGCTCTTCTTGGATCCATCGTACCACAAGATGCTGGTGTAGTCAAGAAGTTGAGGAAAGTTGGGGCTATCATACTTGGCAAGGCAACTATGACTGAATGGGCTGCTTTTAGATCTGGAGAGTTGCCTAGTGGTTGGAATGGTAGACTTGGCCAAGCTCTG AATCCTTATGTAGCAAGTGCTGATCCATCAGGATCAAGCACTGGTTCAGCAACATCAGTAGCAGCAAACATGGCAGCAGTAACACTGGGGACAGAAACAGCAGGCTCCATTCTATCTCCGTCAAGTGCTAATTCTGTTGTTGGAATCAAACCAACTGTAGGCCTCACCAGCAGGGCCGGCGTTGTCCCAATTTCACATAGGCAAGACACTGTTGG GCCAATCTGCAGGACAGTATCTGATGCTGTTGAGGTTCTTAATGCCATCGTTGGTTTCGATCAAGATGACTCACCTGCAACGAAACAGGCTTCCACTTACATTCCTCGTGGTGGGTACCGGCAATTTCTTAAGGCTGATGGGCTCAGAGCTAAGAGATTGGGAATTACAAAGGACCTTTTTAGCTCAGATGATATCAAGGCTTACCAACACCATTTTAACACCTTAAG GCAAAAAGGAGCAGTGTTAGTTGACAAACTGGAAATACCTAACATCAACTTGGTCTACACCGCTGTGTTTGATGCTCAAGGCATTGCACTGACCGCCGAATTCAAGATGGACCTAAATGCATACCTTAAAAAGTTAGTCCACTCTCGAGTCCGATCCTTGGCAGATGTTATAGCCTTCAACAAGATTTCAGCTTCG GAAAACGTCAAAAAATTTGGTCAAGATACTATGTTGGAAGCTGAGAAGACAAATGGAATTGGGAAATTGGAAAGGGAGGCACTGAAGAACATAACAAAAGCATGTAAATATGGGTTTGAGAAAATGATGAAAGATAATAAATTAGATGCTTTGATGTCACCTGGTGCAAACATTGCTGGTCTTCTCGCAATTGGTGGTTATCCAGGGATCAATGTACCTGCTGGTTATGATAAAAATGGAGTTCCATTTGGGATTTCCTTTGGAGGACTAAAGGGTTCTGAACCTACACTCATTGAGATTGCATATGGCTTTGAACAAGCAACTCATATCAGGAAGCCCCCTCCTTCACATCCTCGCTAG
- the LOC138881511 gene encoding probable amidase At4g34880 encodes MARIVFCFLFVALFICLCMILFNFNFSFKEITVNDIQIAFKQNRLSSRQLVEYYLGQIQRANPVLKGIIEVNPDALSLADKADQERKRRCQNHYPAEADWCTHILEILDPPLHGIPVHKDNVATTDKLNSTAGSLALLVSIVPQDAGVVKKLRKVGAIILGKATKTELASFRYGSLPSGWNGRLGQALVSYRSQKVNISNSLEVLNVRVG; translated from the exons ATGGCAAGGATTGTCTTCTGCTTCCTTTTTGTGGCTCTATTCATTTGTCTGTGCATGATATTGTTCAACTTCAATTTCTCATTTAAGGAAATAACTGTCAATGATATTCAAATAGCTTTCAAGCAAAACAGACTGAGCTCAAGGCAACTTGTTGAGTACTATCTAGGCCAAATTCAAAGAGCTAATCCAGTTCTTAAAGGAATCATAGAAGTGAATCCAGATGCACTATCTCTAGCAG ATAAAGCTGACCAAGAACGAAAGCGAAGATGCCAAAATCATTATCCAGCAGAAGCGGAT TGGTGCACCCATATTCTcgaaatcctagatccgcctctgcaTGGTATCCCAGTTCATAAGGATAATGTTGCAACTACGGATAAGCTTAACTCAACAGCTGGATCTTTAGCTCTTCTTGTATCCATTGTACCACAAGATGCTGGTGTAGTCAAGAAGTTGAGGAAAGTTGGGGCTATCATACTTGGCAAGGCAACTAAGACTGAGTTGGCTTCTTTCAGATATGGAAGCTTACCTAGTGGTTGGAATGGTAGACTTGGCCAAGCTCTGGTGAGTTATAGGTCACAAAAAGTAAATATTAGTAATTCTTTAGAGGTGTTAAATGTGCGAGTTGGGTAA